One part of the Corynebacterium sp. CNCTC7651 genome encodes these proteins:
- a CDS encoding DUF3027 domain-containing protein: protein MTDSTSRSRSRSRRRKAAKSPLLAPSAVATARQALEEVAGGEEVGDHIGVTGLGENVATHRFAADVPGYAGWEWNAVVACATGSDWVTINEVALVPATGALEAPDWVPYSERLRPGDLGPGDVMELLPNDDRVTEDSMSRHAITFPGRETKRYLTEQGLSAAERRWRTGDFGPNSEFAEKAALHCRSCAFYLPMGEPVGDNFGVCTNEYSADGHAVAASYGCGAHSDTAVVS from the coding sequence GTGACTGATTCCACCTCCCGCTCCCGTTCCCGGTCGCGGCGCCGGAAGGCCGCGAAGTCCCCGCTGCTCGCGCCGTCTGCGGTGGCTACTGCCCGGCAGGCGCTTGAAGAGGTCGCCGGCGGCGAAGAGGTCGGCGACCACATCGGCGTGACCGGCCTGGGCGAGAACGTGGCCACCCACCGCTTCGCCGCGGACGTCCCCGGCTACGCCGGCTGGGAATGGAACGCCGTGGTGGCGTGCGCCACTGGCTCGGACTGGGTGACCATCAACGAGGTCGCGCTCGTCCCCGCCACCGGCGCGCTCGAAGCGCCGGACTGGGTCCCGTACTCCGAGCGGCTGCGCCCCGGGGACCTCGGCCCGGGCGACGTCATGGAGCTTTTGCCTAACGACGATCGCGTGACCGAAGACTCCATGTCCCGCCACGCCATCACCTTCCCGGGGCGCGAAACCAAGCGCTACCTCACCGAGCAGGGCTTGAGCGCGGCGGAGCGCCGCTGGCGCACCGGAGACTTCGGGCCGAACAGCGAGTTCGCGGAAAAAGCGGCGCTGCACTGCCGCAGCTGCGCGTTCTACCTGCCAATGGGCGAGCCGGTGGGGGACAACTTCGGTGTGTGCACCAACGAATACTCCGCAGACGGGCATGCGGTGGCCGCGTCCTACGGCTGCGGCGCGCACTCCGACACCGCGGTGGTGAGCTAG